Proteins encoded by one window of Anguilla rostrata isolate EN2019 chromosome 9, ASM1855537v3, whole genome shotgun sequence:
- the napaa gene encoding N-ethylmaleimide-sensitive factor attachment protein, alpha a, whose amino-acid sequence MDNSGKEKEALALLADAEKKIKSSTSFFGTLFGGSSKLEEACDMYARAANMFKMAKNWSAAGNAFSQAAGLHLQMQSKHDAATNFIDAGNAFKKADPQEAINCLNRAIEIYTDMGRFTIAAKHHISIAEIYETELVDIDKAIAHYEQAADYYKGEESTSSANKCLLKVATYAAQLEQYQKAIEIYEQVGTYAMDSTLLKYSAKDHFFKAALCHFCVDMLNAKLAVQKYEEMFPAFSDSRECKLVKKLLDAYEEQNVDAYTDSVKEFDSISRLDQWLTTMLLRIKKTIQEDESDLR is encoded by the exons ATGGATAACTCCGGCAAAGAGAAGGAAGCCTTGGCTCTTCTCGCCGATGctgagaagaaaataaaatcttcgACGTCGTTCTTCGGGACGCTATTTGG CGGCTCCTCAAAGTTGGAGGAGGCATGCGACATGTACGCACGGGCAGCAAACATGTTCAAGATGGCCAAGAACTGGAGTG CGGCGGGCAACGCTTTCTCTCAGGCCGCGGGACTTCACCTGCAGATGCAGAGCAAACACGACGCCGCTACCAACTTCATAGACGCCGGAAACGCTTTCAAGAAGGCCGATCCGCAAG aGGCTATTAACTGTCTGAACCGGGCCATTGAGATTTACACCGACATG GGTCGTTTCACCATCGCGGCCAAGCACCACATCTCCATCGCCGAGATCTACGAGACGGAGCTGGTGGACATCGACAAG GCCATCGCTCACTACGAACAGGCAGCCGATTACTACAAAGGAGAGGAGTCGACAAG CTCCGCCAACAAGTGCCTCCTGAAGGTGGCGACCTACGCCGCCCAGCTGGAGCAGTACCAGAAGGCCATCGAGATCTACGAGCAG GTGGGGACCTACGCCATGGACAGCACCCTGCTGAAGTACAGCGCTAAGGACCACTTCTTCAAGGCGGCCCTCTGTCACTTCTGCGTGGACATGCTCAACGCCAAG CTGGCTGTGCAGAAATATGAGGAAATGTTCCCAGCCTTCTCAGATTCACGAGAATGCAAACTGGTGAAG AAACTGCTTGACGCCTATGAAGAACAGAACGTTGACGCGTATACTGACTCG gTGAAAGAGTTTGACTCCATCTCCAGGCTGGACCAGTGGCTCACCACCATGCTGCTCCGCATCAAGAAGACCATACAGGAGGACGAGAGCGACCTCcgctag
- the si:dkeyp-117b8.4 gene encoding uncharacterized protein si:dkeyp-117b8.4 — protein sequence MNFSPYSLSGGLGPSLKRRGERGVGGIGRPLYSAAGDRRKSKVWNYYTQMSETHVECNVCKKQLSFHNSTTTMREHLVRKHSIRDSGPPPPSVAGAAPAQAPLMPPLPPLPSFPGNSAAAPVPAPAPSCMLQPVVSLVVKEEQQDADLSPESGEAKRARTTCAASSAGGGALNPNPASAHEQDPPQPSLAGYHYHESAGGNSSGNAGGGGGGGGAARGCSNKRAGLLTELILEMVFRDLQPLSVVEERGFRLLLGCLEPLYPVPSPSQLGSLLWHRYHILKQHLEQHLQASLAPRCLAICTERWRSLAGCGVGGAGRLYLTVSAHFVDKDWRLARCILETRPVPEFGEEAGERGGAQLGDTLRAVLSEFRLPENFVFCVVHDTPWAPEAGEGGRPGREQDRQSQGEASRCSAGPSQASLRNLPAGWVGLLCAGEALKLCVQEGLEAEPVRQALAAARGIVSHFQHDPFAAAALNHKAEAANKAGARLALDDPGRWSTAIDMCESLLELKWVVSSVLEEQKAAPNLADHQWRLLQELVPVLKTVRIAAAFLSEDTNAPVSALMPCLHGVSRLLGQRMGESACPVARGVMERVRAGMERRWRLGDQEVLLDSPAVLSSFLDPRFKELRFLSPNARSRLHDRVKDLLSTQAYAEDAEARGHAQDEEEEEEEEEEEEEEGREGPRADLGLGLGDSLSAPRAAPPDSPVSCGSAEESDIIMLQQRQGAPPGPLGGPPAEAAAAGDCDPGGASHCGGGGGGARVNSRAGPAGTPKADARERASPAGQSMYDILLGEDPTERMPEIHQQLENYIAEPLCKRSLSPLHWWRAKEHRFPAVARLARKYLAIPATAVPADRAFAPREAPAAQRRATLGPQHLDHILFLHQNGDYVEHLKGGAGLRRDVAPGNGGANGHGGQQTRETLYQSLVSYENKAWVGGEEL from the coding sequence ATGAATTTCTCACCCTACTCGCTGTCCGGCGGTCTGGGCCCATCTCTGAAGAGGCGAGGGGAACGGGGCGTTGGGGGGATCGGGCGCCCCCTGTACTCCGCGGCGGGGGACCGGCGCAAGTCGAAAGTGTGGAACTACTACACGCAGATGAGCGAGACCCACGTGGAGTGCAATGTCTGCAAGAAGCAGCTGTCCTTCCACAACAGCACCACCACCATGAGGGAGCACCTGGTGCGCAAGCACAGCATCCGCGACAGCGGGCCCCCTCCCCCGAGCGTCGCGGGGGCCGCCCCCGCCCAGGCCCCGCTCATGCCGCCCCTGCCGCCGCTGCCCAGCTTCCCGGGGAACAGCGCGGCGGCGCCGGTGCCCGCCCCAGCGCCCAGCTGCATGCTGCAGCCCGTGGTGTCCCTGGTTGtgaaggaggagcagcaggacgCCGACCTATCCCCGGAGTCCGGGGAGGCCAAACGGGCGCGCACCACCTGCGCCGCCAGCagcgcgggcgggggggcccTGAACCCGAACCCCGCCTCCGCCCACGAGCAGGACCCCCCGCAGCCCTCGCTCGCCGGGTATCACTACCACGAGAGCGCCGGCGGCAACAGCAGCGGTAACGCcggcggtggtggcggcggcggcggtgccgCCAGAGGCTGCAGCAACAAGCGCGCGGGCCTCCTGACGGAGCTCATCCTGGAGATGGTGTTCCGGGACCTGCAGCCGCTGTCggtggtggaggagaggggcttCCGGCTGCTGCTGGGCTGCCTGGAGCCCCTGTACCCAGTGCCCTCGCCCTCCCAGCTGGGCAGCCTGCTCTGGCACCGCTACCACATTCTCAAGCAGCACCTGGAGCAGCACCTGCAGGCCAGCCTGGCGCCGCGGTGCCTGGCCATCTGCACCGAGCGCTGGCGCTCGCTGGCGGGCTgcggggtcgggggggcggggcgcctCTACCTGACCGTGAGCGCGCACTTCGTCGACAAGGACTGGCGCCTGGCCCGCTGCATCCTGGAGACGCGGCCCGTGCCGGAGTTCGGGGAGGAGGCCGgcgagcggggcggggcccagCTGGGGGACACCCTCAGGGCGGTCCTGTCCGAGTTCCGCCTGCCCGAAAACTTCGTCTTCTGCGTGGTGCACGACACCCCCTGGGCCCCCGAGGCCGGAGAGGGCGGCCGGCCGGGGCGGGAGCAGGACCGCCAGAGCCAAGGCGAGGCCTCCCGCTGCTCGGCCGGCCCGAGCCAGGCCTCCCTGCGGAACCTTCCGGCGGGCTGGGTGGGCCTGCTGTGCGCGGGGGAGGCCCTGAAGCTCTGCGTCCAGGaggggctggaggcggagccCGTCCGGCAGGCGCTGGCCGCGGCGCGGGGCATCGTCTCGCACTTCCAGCACGACCCGTTCGCGGCGGCCGCCCTCAACCACAAGGCGGAGGCGGCCAACAAGGCCGGGGCGCGGCTGGCGCTGGACGACCCGGGCCGCTGGTCCACCGCCATCGACATGTGCGAGAGCCTCCTGGAGCTCAAGTGGGTGGTGAGCTCGGTGCTGGAGGAGCAGAAGGCCGCGCCCAACCTGGCCGACCACCAGTGgcgcctcctgcaggagctggTGCCCGTGCTGAAGACGGTGCGCATCGCCGCCGCCTTCCTGAGCGAGGACACCAACGCGCCCGTCTCCGCCCTCATGCCCTGCCTCCACGGCGTCTCCCGCCTCCTGGGCCAGCGCATGGGGGAGAGCGCCTGCCCCGTGGCCCGGGGCGTGATGGAGAGGGTGCGGGCGGGGATGGAGCGCCGCTGGAGGCTGGGCGACCAGGAGGTGCTGCTGGACAGCCCCGCggtcctctcctccttcctggaCCCGCGCTTCAAGGAGCTGCGCTTCCTGAGCCCCAACGCGCGGAGCAGGCTGCACGACCGCGTCAAGGACCTGCTGTCCACGCAGGCCTACGCCGAGGACGCGGAGGCGCGCGGGCACGCccaggacgaggaggaggaggaggaagaggaggaggaggaggaggaggaagggagggaaggtCCCAGGGCGGACTTGGGGCTGGGGTTGGGCGACTCTCTCTCCGCGCCCCGGGCGGCGCCCCCGGACTCGCCGGTGTCCTGCGGTTCGGCCGAGGAGAGCGACATCATCATGCTGCAGCAGCGGCAGGGCGCGCCACCCGGCCCTCTTGGCGGCCCGccggcggaggcggcggcggcaggcGACTGCGACCCGGGCGGGGCCTCGCActgcggcggcgggggcggcggcgccCGGGTGaacagcagggcggggccggccgGCACCCCCAAGGCCGACGCCCGGGAGCGGGCGAGCCCGGCGGGCCAGAGCATGTACGACATCCTGCTGGGCGAGGACCCCACCGAGCGGATGCCCGAGATCCACCAGCAGCTAGAGAACTACATCGCCGAGCCGCTCTGCAAGCGCAGCCTGTCGCCGCTCCACTGGTGGCGGGCGAAGGAGCACCGCTTCCCCGCCGTGGCCCGGCTCGCCCGCAAGTACCTGGCCATCCCCGCCACCGCCGTGCCCGCCGACCGGGCCTTCGCCCCCCGCGAGGCCCCCGCCGCCCAGCGGAGGGCCACCCTAGGGCCCCAGCACCTGGACCACATCCTGTTCCTGCACCAGAACGGCGACTACGTGGAGCACCTGAAGGGCGGGGCCGGGCTGCGGAGGGACGTCGCCCCCGGCAACGGCGGCGCCAACGGCCACGGCGGCCAGCAGACCCGAGAGACGCTGTACCAGTCGCTGGTGTCCTATGAGAACAAGGcctgggttgggggggaggagctGTGA